In uncultured Cohaesibacter sp., a genomic segment contains:
- a CDS encoding transglycosylase SLT domain-containing protein, with amino-acid sequence MASSVSFNNSIRFQAAFEEASRTTGTDFEFLLNTAKRESNFNASAKAPTSSASGLFQFVEQTWLETMKQSGPELGLGNVASQISQAGDKYYVRDPDVRQQILDMRNDPKVAALMAGAYAQSNREQLSEQLNRTPSQGELYAAHFLGAQGSGKLITLAEKAPDTTAAAVFPAQAEANRNIFYDRQGNARSVSEVYDNLVSTASSEPASTKKKGLLDMLGLGNLFSAKESTRQAQLTRSPETPAVQTHHVVQLQQAEASTPVISDSQESLESFFSQPLQRALPSRYGLSYMPESSVSAVARASRYGTGDDGERAVNESSGGVLASRYVSQGTDEVTAISASDVSASDMPLPRRKPTTADVYVNGLNGAMPQDKLQLGLPASSATAATPINVPLDLTRHERPTADAIKRAGAMDLSAFLNGDVFNSRDKS; translated from the coding sequence TTGGCCAGCTCTGTTTCGTTCAACAATTCGATCAGATTTCAGGCCGCCTTTGAAGAGGCGAGCCGGACGACCGGTACTGACTTCGAGTTTCTTCTGAATACGGCCAAGCGTGAGAGCAACTTCAATGCTTCGGCCAAGGCCCCCACGTCTTCCGCTTCGGGTCTGTTCCAGTTTGTCGAGCAGACCTGGCTGGAGACCATGAAGCAATCCGGCCCCGAACTTGGCCTTGGCAATGTGGCTTCTCAGATCTCTCAAGCCGGTGACAAATATTATGTTCGGGATCCGGACGTGCGGCAGCAGATTCTGGATATGCGCAACGACCCCAAGGTCGCCGCCCTGATGGCTGGGGCCTATGCCCAGAGCAATCGTGAGCAGCTGAGCGAACAACTCAATCGGACGCCGTCGCAGGGCGAATTGTATGCGGCGCATTTCCTTGGAGCACAAGGCAGTGGCAAGCTGATCACGCTCGCCGAGAAAGCGCCGGACACGACTGCTGCGGCGGTGTTTCCCGCTCAGGCAGAAGCCAACCGCAACATCTTCTATGACCGGCAGGGCAACGCCAGAAGCGTGTCCGAGGTCTATGACAATCTGGTTTCCACGGCGTCCTCCGAACCTGCTTCAACGAAGAAGAAGGGGCTGTTGGACATGCTTGGGCTGGGCAATCTGTTCAGCGCCAAGGAATCGACAAGGCAGGCGCAGCTGACCCGCAGCCCTGAAACGCCGGCCGTGCAGACGCACCATGTGGTGCAGTTGCAACAGGCCGAAGCGAGCACGCCTGTGATCAGTGACAGTCAGGAATCTCTTGAATCCTTCTTCTCGCAGCCATTGCAGCGAGCGCTGCCCTCCCGCTATGGCCTGAGCTACATGCCCGAGAGTTCCGTGTCTGCCGTTGCGCGTGCGTCGCGTTATGGGACGGGGGATGACGGGGAACGGGCGGTCAATGAATCAAGTGGCGGCGTGCTGGCCAGCCGCTATGTCAGTCAGGGCACCGATGAGGTAACCGCCATTTCCGCAAGTGATGTTTCTGCTTCCGACATGCCGTTGCCGCGACGCAAACCGACAACGGCGGATGTCTATGTCAACGGCCTCAACGGTGCCATGCCGCAGGACAAGCTGCAATTAGGGTTGCCGGCCTCCTCAGCTACTGCAGCAACGCCGATCAATGTCCCTCTGGATCTGACGCGTCATGAGCGGCCGACGGCTGATGCGATCAAGCGCGCGGGTGCCATGGATCTGAGTGCTTTTCTCAATGGGGATGTCTTCAACTCGCGCGACAAGAGCTGA
- a CDS encoding DUF2336 domain-containing protein, whose protein sequence is MIVAKFLSWIETAPVDRRAEATSALARAYLYSPLDKDEKAAAETALTILLDDPAPVVREALAQALRQSPYAPRQVILSLVQDIDSIAMPVVACSPVLLDSELVDLVADRSLAIQCAVATRPSVSPALCAAMSEVAEADACCVMLENPGAQIAVFSLRRLAERFGQKPAVRNMLLSLDGLPIDIRQMLIVQLGDALQQLNLVQSFVSSERRTSLVKDACDKATIDLASCCAHGDELEALVEHLRLSGQLTADLLIRALCMGNVEMFVKALVGLTALSEKRIRACVADPSEALVVTLCKKAGISERVAPVILSALDSYRELQDSMDSDVTTSHFGRAMVERILSDYNDYAEDELDDLLALLRRFATQIARDEARALTARYKQISAA, encoded by the coding sequence ATGATCGTAGCGAAGTTTCTCTCCTGGATAGAGACCGCGCCTGTTGATCGTCGCGCCGAAGCGACGAGTGCTCTTGCGCGAGCCTACCTCTATTCACCGCTTGATAAAGACGAAAAGGCGGCGGCTGAAACGGCTCTGACCATTCTTCTGGATGATCCGGCTCCCGTGGTAAGGGAAGCTCTGGCGCAGGCTCTCAGGCAGTCTCCCTATGCGCCCCGACAAGTCATCCTGTCTCTGGTGCAGGATATCGATAGTATCGCCATGCCGGTCGTTGCCTGTTCACCGGTTCTGCTCGACTCGGAGCTCGTTGATCTCGTCGCCGATCGTAGCCTTGCCATTCAGTGCGCTGTTGCGACGCGCCCTTCGGTCAGCCCGGCACTGTGTGCTGCCATGTCCGAGGTTGCCGAAGCCGATGCCTGCTGTGTGATGCTGGAAAACCCCGGTGCTCAGATTGCCGTCTTCAGTCTGCGTCGTCTTGCCGAGCGGTTTGGTCAGAAGCCAGCCGTGCGCAACATGCTGCTGTCGCTTGATGGTCTTCCCATCGATATTCGCCAGATGCTGATCGTGCAGCTTGGTGATGCCCTGCAGCAATTGAACCTGGTGCAATCCTTCGTCAGTTCCGAACGCCGGACGTCTCTCGTCAAGGATGCCTGCGACAAGGCAACCATAGATCTGGCGTCTTGCTGTGCCCATGGCGACGAGTTGGAGGCTCTGGTGGAGCATCTGCGGCTGTCTGGCCAGTTGACGGCCGATCTGCTGATCCGTGCCCTGTGCATGGGCAATGTCGAGATGTTCGTCAAGGCTCTGGTCGGTCTGACCGCCCTCAGCGAGAAGCGGATCCGAGCCTGTGTCGCCGATCCTTCGGAGGCGCTGGTGGTGACGCTGTGCAAGAAAGCCGGCATTTCCGAGCGGGTTGCTCCGGTCATCTTGTCGGCCCTGGACTCCTATCGCGAACTGCAGGACAGCATGGATAGCGATGTGACGACCAGCCATTTCGGGCGGGCAATGGTCGAACGTATTCTCAGCGACTATAACGACTATGCCGAAGATGAGCTTGATGATCTTCTGGCCCTGCTGCGGCGCTTTGCGACCCAGATTGCGCGTGACGAGGCGCGAGCGCTGACGGCTCGCTACAAGCAGATTTCCGCAGCTTGA
- a CDS encoding Hpt domain-containing protein — translation MADYEIIKPKVDLRKKIKILPNGSGFDPVAKAEQAMERLSLNFGNWMRDEIAKLQYSWELAEKAGLSEENLDKLFRSCHDIRGQAYTMGFPLAGLIAGSMCDLIEHIPDPDKLPVELLRKHVQAITAVVKEGAREEDNAIGKQLAEELSVLSADYIAQNTDTDPSENEG, via the coding sequence ATGGCCGACTATGAGATCATCAAGCCCAAAGTCGACTTGAGAAAGAAGATCAAGATTCTGCCGAACGGCAGTGGCTTTGATCCGGTTGCCAAGGCTGAACAGGCCATGGAGCGCCTGTCCCTCAATTTTGGCAACTGGATGCGCGACGAAATCGCCAAGCTCCAATATTCCTGGGAACTGGCCGAAAAAGCCGGTCTGTCGGAAGAGAATTTGGACAAGCTCTTTCGCTCCTGCCACGACATCAGGGGGCAGGCCTACACTATGGGCTTCCCGTTGGCGGGTCTGATTGCCGGTTCCATGTGCGACCTCATCGAGCATATCCCGGACCCGGACAAATTGCCTGTTGAGCTGCTGCGCAAGCATGTACAGGCCATCACTGCCGTGGTCAAGGAAGGTGCACGTGAAGAGGACAATGCCATCGGCAAACAGCTGGCCGAGGAACTGAGCGTGCTGTCCGCAGACTATATTGCCCAAAACACCGACACCGATCCATCGGAAAACGAAGGCTGA